CCAAGAAGCCGTTTTTCGCCCGCCTGCTGGAGGCGCAGCGCCCGGAGCAGGACGCCCAGAAGATGGGCTTCGACAAGCCGGACCAGACGATGAAGGCGCCCTCCGACTCCGACGAGTGGTGAGCCGCCTCGACTGAAA
This genomic window from Acidobacteriota bacterium contains:
- a CDS encoding microviridin/marinostatin family tricyclic proteinase inhibitor — protein: MKQNNTPKKPFFARLLEAQRPEQDAQKMGFDKPDQTMKAPSDSDEW